In Plasmodium vivax chromosome 14, whole genome shotgun sequence, the genomic window tttttgcccttgtcttgtcttcccttttttttttttttcgtttctgcGCCTGTGACGTACAACCAGTTACGCATGCTTTTGTTTTAAAGTAGTGGCAATTTCGTAAGTCCCTAGACATTTCGAGCGTGTCTTTACCCTGTACATATGCACGCGCTCGTTGGTGGATCACACTTCTGCCCACCGCTCCTCCATTTAGCCCCGTTGattttaatgaatatttttggTGGGCATGTTTCCTGAGCAGCGTTCCTACGTTTTTTAAGTGCCCCGCGTAGAACGCGAAGAGCCTCCCCCGTCCATTCGATGTAGCTTTGCAATTGTGCCTTCGCAAATGTGTCTACATGTTTGTGTACGTATGCTTGATGCGACGTAGGGAGACCAACGCAACGCAATAATGCGACAGAAGGGTAAACACCAAGGTGGCAATAAAATGGAGTTATAATTTCACACCGCTTGTAGTATCTGAGGTGGACTGACGCGGCCCAATTTTCCCAAAGAGCGAACAATTTGACACGCATCACCGGGGAGTTACCCACTTGAAGGGGATTAACCGTAACTGCATCGGGGGAGGCTTGAATAAATGGGATTACCCTCAGTGGGGTGGCACTAAAATGGCCCACTTGGTATAGATGTGTACATACCGGTGGGGAGGGGTCCCCCTTCTTATGACTTctctctgttttttttttttaaattgcagAGTTGAAATTCGTTTTACCATTTGGtacaaataaacaaaaaaaaggaaaaaaaaaaggcaaaaaaaaaagaggggaggaaaaaatatcgaAAAATGACACAACAATGAaggtaaaaaacaaaaaaaaaagtaaagagGTAGGGAGGTGCTGAATGATAAACGAATTAACCTTATGcgaaattacaaaaatgggaactcGCAACGGTTAGCGGGATTCAACCGTCACTTTTGAATTCTTTTCTGTTTTCCAAATGAACATTCGTGGGAGGGTCCTTATCTTAATATTACTGTACACGCCTCTTTATGTCACACTACTGTGAGCAAGTGACCAGTGGGGTGGACCCTCAAAATAGGAAACCCAATGGGGCTCACCCGTTGAAGTTTGTGCCTAACGCCGTATGTACCTTCGGCATTTGGCCTGCATTTCCCGCATCGTGCAGACGATCCATCGTCTAGGCATCCACACTCACCTGATCATTCCCATTCGCAGTACCATCAGTGGCACTGACCGGACCGGCATGATCAGCGTGATCGGCATGATCCCCCAGATCGCCGCGATCCCCCTGATCGTGCATGCCGCTGCTCACCTTGTCAATCGCATTATCTCCAACTCGTTCCCCATTCTGGCTGTCCTTAACTGGGTCACTGTCAATATTCACGTTGCTTACCAAATCTCGAATGGTATTATTAAACATCTTCCCATTACCGTGCATAGCGtttggggaggaaaaaaagctacCAGAATATTTACCGTTTGAAAAGCCTGATGGGTTTCCGATGCTATTGCTATTCATGTGCATAGGGTGCGAGTGATATTTACTAGAGTAGCTATGGTGGCCGTGCCTTTCCCTGTTGTACCTACCATGGGACATATGATGGCGATGTGAATGGCGCGAATAATGTGAGTGGTGCTTCATACCGCCATGTTTCATGTGCATGGGGAAATTTCCTGGCATCATATTATTCATCATTGGGTTCCCTAGCATATTATTGAACGCCCTGTTTCCTAGAAACCCTAAAAAGTTCTGTGGGGTTATGCCTTCTTCCCTTAGCAAATTCTGGAAATACTCAATTTTTGCACTTATGTGTTTTCTCCCTTGGATGTGCTGTCTGCGCCCCACCGGGGAGCTGTGCGTTAGGTAGATGTCGCAATATTCGCAGTAGTATTTCGGCATGGTTTCTCAGCAGGGTGGAAGAAGGAAAGACAAGTCAAGCAACTTTCAAAGTGTAGCTTTCTATCGGTACGCTGCTCAACGGAGGGGCAAAATACTACACCGCACGTAAGTACTTCCTCCGGTAGGTATTTTCACAGGACAGTAATGCTATCCCTATCTTTGATCAGCCAAATGGTTcgctttttccaaaaataaGTGCTCACCtgagtttttttcttacatcCGTTCACGTATCATTAACGTTCTTGGCGACTTAtgttttgccctttttgaTGTTTCTCAGTAAAAAACCTCACAAGTgactcttcttttttcctagCCTGCTGAACAGTTCAATTGGACTTGATAAAGATTTGCTCTCTGGCGCGGGGGAAGACCCTCCTGGTGCTGCTTCTCCCGTCAATTTCGTTCATACAGCGTTAGTGCCGTGCACAGTTATTCGCGTATAATTATGTATGGGACGAATAGCCCTAATGTGACACCAAATTGGGCATCACTTGCGTGGGAATAcgaatcgaaaaaaaaagttagtCCCTACGTGCGCGGCGACAAGGTAACCTCTGCCTTTTTCCTTCACTTGTCACGTTCATacgtttatattttccacAGCTGCTCATGCTCATCTACGCTGTATGAATAGAAAAATGCATTCATCGTACGAAGTTCTTACGCGTGATGaagtaaactttttttttttttttcgctccacgtttttttgcggcaatgaaaaggggggcattTAACGCGTTAAAAATGTCATCAAA contains:
- a CDS encoding hypothetical protein, conserved (encoded by transcript PVX_123135A), which encodes MPKYYCEYCDIYLTHSSPVGRRQHIQGRKHISAKIEYFQNLLREEGITPQNFLGFLGNRAFNNMLGNPMMNNMMPGNFPMHMKHGGMKHHSHYSRHSHRHHMSHGRYNRERHGHHSYSSKYHSHPMHMNSNSIGNPSGFSNGKYSGSFFSSPNAMHGNGKMFNNTIRDLVSNVNIDSDPVKDSQNGERVGDNAIDKVSSGMHDQGDRGDLGDHADHADHAGPVSATDGTANGNDQVSVDA